The DNA region CGGGGCTGGACTCGGTCTACGACGGTGAGTGGGAGTACATGGTCGGCGGCGGTGTTGCGGCCTTCGACTGTTCGGGCGACGGGTTGCCGGAGCTGTTCACGGCAGGCGGGGCGGCGAAGGCCGCTCTGTTCCTGAACCGCAGCGAAAAGGGCGGTGCCTTGCGGTTCGAGAAGGCCGAGGCGGGTGTCGAGACCGAGGGGGCAACCGGGGCCTATCCTCTGGATGTCGACGGTGACGGGATCACGGACCTTGCCATCCTGCGGGTGGGCGAGAACCTTTTGATGCGGGGGCTTGGCGATTGCCGGTTCGAGCGGGCGAACGAGGCCTGGGGCTTCGACGGCGGCGATGCCTGGCACACGGCCTTTTCGGCGACCTGGGAGACGGGTGCGGACTGGCCCACGCTGGCCGTAGGCACCTACATCGACCGGACCCAGGAAGACTTTCCCTGGGGCAACTGCACGACCAACTGGCTGATCCGGCCGGAGCCGGGGGCAAGGCGCTTTGCGGCGGGCGAGGCGCTGGAGCCGGGGTTCTGCGCGCTGTCCATGCTCTTCACCGACTGGAACCGGTCGGGGGCGCAGGCGCTGCGGGTGACCAATGACCGGGAGTATTACAAGGGCGGGCAGGAGCAGCTGTGGGAGGTGCTGCCGGGCGCGCCAGCGCGGCTGTTCACCGAGGCGGATGGCTGGGCGCGGCTGAGGGTCTGGGGGATGGGCATCGCTTCGGCGGACCTGGATGGCGATACCTACCCCGAGTATTTCCTGACCTCGATGGCCGACAGCAAGCTGCAGGTGCTGAAGGCAGGGCCGGGCAAGCCCGCCTATGCCGACGTGGCCTTCAAGCGGGGGGTGACAGCGCACCGGCCCTATACGGGCGGCGACCTGCGTCCCTCGACCGGGTGGCACGCCCAGTTCGAGGACGTGAACAACGATTGCCGGGCGGATCTGTTCGTGGCCAAGGGGAATGTCTGGGAGATGCCGGACTTTGCCGAGAAGGACCCGAACAACCTGCTTCTCCAGCGGGAGGATGGGAGTTTCGAGGAGGCCGGTGACCGGGCCGGGGTGGCAAGCCTGCTGACCGGGCGCGGCGGGGCCGTGGTGGACCTGAACGCCGACGGGGCGCTGGACCTGGTGGTGGTGAACCGCTTTGCCCCGGCCCAGGTCTGGCGGAACATGGGCGAGGGGCTGGGGCATTGGGTGGCCTTGAAGCCGCTGATGCCGGGGGCCAACCGGGATGCCATCGGGGGCTGGATCGAGGTCAGGGCCGGGGAGATGGTGACCCGGCGGGAGCTGACCGTGGGGGGCGGCCATGTCAGCGGGCAGCTGGTGCCCTGGCATTTCGGGCTGGCGGACCATGAGGAGGCCGAGGTCCGGGTGATCTGGCCGGACGGGACCGAGGGGCCCTGGCAGAAGGTGGCGGCCGATGGGGTCTGGGTCCTGAGCCCCGGTGCGGAGCCTGTGGCCTGGGTGCCGTGAGCGTCCGAGCTCGGACGCTACCTTCGACATAATGAAATCAATGGGTTGCCGGCGCGGATTAACTTGGACTTAAGGATTGTCCGGGGGAATGCCACGGTCGCATGGGTTTGTGAGCCTGGGTGAACCCCTGCCTACGGTGGTCGCGTGCTTTGGCAGTTGTGGCCGATAGGCGCCGCGCAAGTGACAAGGCCCCGGCTGGTGCCGGGGCCAGGGGGGGAAGGCCGAGGCCCCGGCCTGCGCCGGGGCGTGGGGGGGTCAGGCCTGCGCCGCGACCGGGCTGGCCTGGGGTGCGGCGGGTTGGGGGACGCGCTGGTTCAGGAGGCCCCAGAGGAAGCCGTTGGTGACCGACTGCACGCCGAGCGTGGCGAGGACCACGGCGAGGGCGGCGGGGCGGGCGATGGTGCCGGGATCGAGGTCGCCGAAGCCGGCCCGCGCCCAGGCGGTGACGGCGGCCAGCGCCACGGTGACACCGAGGATCAGGAAGGCAGCGCCGTAGCGGCAGGCGACATCTACCGTAAGCCAGTTGCGGAGACGTTCAAACCGGGCCGAGGTCGGCAGAAGCTCGAACCGGACGGCGAAGAGCCGGGCGAGGACGTGGAACCAGACAAGCTGGAAGCCGGTCAGCACCAGGGCCGAGGCGAGGATGAGCGAGGCCGTGTCGAAGCGCGCGCCGAACAGCGTGACCGGGCCGGCCAGAAGGGCGACGAAGGCGGCGAGGCCCGTGCCCAGAAGGGCAAGACCGGGGAAGAGGAACAGCGAGAAGGGCGCGAAGGTCAGCAGGAGCTTCAGGTGGCGCCAGCCGTCGCGCCAGCTTTTCAGGTGCGGCGGGCGCGAGCGGCCATCCTTGGACAGGGTGGTCGGCACTTCCTCGATCCGCAGGCCCGAGAGGGTGGAGCGGATCACCATTTCCGAGGCGAATTCCATGCCGGGCGTGTCGAGCCGCAGGTTAAGGATCGCGGCGCGGTTGAAGCCGCGCAGGCCACAGTGAAAATCGCGCACCGGGGTGCGGTAGAGCACGCGGCCGATGGTCGAGAGCACCGGGTTGCCGAGATAGCGGTGCAGCACCGGCATGGCGCCGGGGGCGATGCCGCCAGCGAAGCGGTTGCCCATCACCAGGTCTGCGCCGTCGCGCAGGCGTTCAACGAAGGCATCGAGCCGGGAGAAATCATAGCTGTCGTCGCTGTCGCCCATGATGACATAGCGGCCTTCGGCGGCAGCGATGCCGGCGCCGAGCGCCGCGCCATAGCCCTTGCGCGGCACGGGCACCACGCGGGCGCCCAGGCTTTCGGCGATGGCCTGGCTGCCATCGGTGGAGCCGTTGTCGGCGATCAGCACTTCACCGTCGATGCCGGTGCGCGACAGGAAACCCTGCGCCTTGGTGATGCAGGCCGCCAGCGTTTCCGCCTCGTTCAGGCACGGCATCAGGATGGTGAGTTCTTTCATGGCTTGCCCCAAACCCGGAATTGTTTCGGAACATGGGCGTTCCGTTGAGGCGAACTTCGCCGCCGGATGCGGCAGATCTGGGGCATGTCTTGTGTCTTTTGGTGGCCGAGCCGCCGCGGAATCCCCGGTTTTGCACGCGGCCCGCCATGATTCTGCCCCGTCTTTAGCGTTTCCATTCTGGCAATTGTTCTTCGCAATCCGGGATACGGTGGACGCGACGTGGAAGACGACCTTCTGAAACCGGGCGCGCGCTGGCGCTTCATGCCCCTGGCGATTCTGATGATCGCCCTCATCCTTGTGGCACGGGCCTTTTCGCGCCTGGGCACGGTCATGGACAGTTTCGTCCGTGGCGACAATGACGACATCATGCGGCTGATGGAGGTGCGCGACTGGCTGGCCGGGCAGGGCTGGTTCGACATGCAGCAATACCGCATCCTGCCGCCCGAGGGCGTGCCGATGCACTGGTCGCGCTATGTCGACGCCGGATTGGGGGGGCTGCTGCGGGGGCTGGAACTGGTGTTCCCGCCGGATCTGGCCGAGCGGCTGATGCTGGTGCTTTGGCCGACGCTGTTGCTGGCGATCCTGCTGCTGATCGTCGGGCGCGGGACCTGGCGGGTGCTGGGGCCGGTGGCCTCGGTTCTGGCGATGATGCTGGTCTTGCTGTGGAATCCGGTGGCCGACATCACCTTCAAGATCGGCCGGATCGACCATCACAACGTGCAGATCCTGATGATCTCGGCGATGGCCTTCGCGATGATCTGGCCGGGGCGGCCCGTGGTGCGCGGGGCGATCGCCGGGGCGGCGGTGGCCGGGTCGATGGCCGTGGGGCTGGAGGCGCTGCCGCTGTTCCTGGTGATCTGGGTGATGCTGGGGCTGCGCGCGGCCTTCGACAAGCCGGGCGCGCGGGTGTTCCTTGCGGCCTTCGGCGGGGCGATGCTGGTGCTGGCGCCGCTGCTGATGGCGGGGCAGACGGCGCCTTCGGAATGGCTGGCGCCCTATTGCGACGAGCTGGCGACGCCGGCGCTTGCGCTGGTAGCGGCGGGGGCGGCAGCGTCGATGGTGCCCGTGCTGGTGGGGAACCGGCTTTCGGCCCTGCCGATGGCCAGGGTGATGCTGGCGGTGGCTCTTGCGGGCTGCGCGATGGCGGCGCCCTTGCTGGTGCCCTGCCTTTCGGGCCCCTATGCGGCCCTGCCGGCCGAGGTGCAGCGGGCGATTTCGACCCAGATCACCGAGGCGCAGCCGGGGCTTCTTTACCTGGAGGGGCGCCCCTTCGGATATGCCATCATCATGGTTCCGGCCGTGGTGGCGGTGGCGGGCGCGGCGATCCTGCGCTGGACCGACCGGGACCGGCTGAGCGCGGCACAGCGCGATACGCTGGACCAGATGCTTGTGCTGGGCGCGATCGGGGTGCTGGCGACCTTTTCGCAGATCCGCATGATCCACATGTCGGTGCCAGCGGTTGCCTTCCTGGGCGGCTTCGTGCTGTCGCGGCTGGCGGTGGGCTGGTACCGCGGACGCAGCGGCCGGGCGGCTCTGGCCATGGTGGCGGCAATGGCGGCGACGCTGTTCATCCAGCCGGTCGCCACGGGCGTGACCGCGGTGCCCAAGCTGTTCAGCGCCGAGGCGGCGACGGGCGATCCCGCGGCCTGGGACAATGGCTGCCGCGATGCGGCGAGCCTTGCGGAGCTGGAGGCGTTGCCGCCCTCGACCGTGCTGACGACGAGCAACATGGCGGTGCCGCTGATCCTGCTGACGCAGCACAACGGCGCGACGGCCCCCTATCACCGGTCGGCCATGGGGTTCTGGAACGAGTTCTTCCCCTATCGCAGCGCCGAGAACCTGAAGAAGACGGTGCGGGACGCGGATGTGGATTACGTGGTGGTGTGCCGCGGTTCGACCTATGGCGCCTCGCTGGTGATGGCGCATGAGCTGCTGGAGGGCCGGGCGCCGGACTGGCTGGTGCCGGTGCTGCCCGAGACGCAGGCGCTGGCGGTGTTTCGGGTGGACCGTGCCGCGATGGGGGATGGCTGATGGCGTCGTTCCTGCGGTTCCTGGTGGTGGGCGGGCTGTTCAGCCTGATCTTTTCGGCCTGCAGTGCGGCGCTGATCTCCTTGGCTGGTACGCCGCCCGTGGCGACGGCGGTGGTGGTCTGGCTGGCCTGCATCCCGCCGGCCTTCTATTGCCAGCGCCGTTTCGCCTTTGGCGTGGAGCGCACGCGGCGCATGGCGTTTCCGCTTTATGCCGCAACGCAGGGG from Neotabrizicola shimadae includes:
- a CDS encoding glycosyltransferase family 2 protein; protein product: MKELTILMPCLNEAETLAACITKAQGFLSRTGIDGEVLIADNGSTDGSQAIAESLGARVVPVPRKGYGAALGAGIAAAEGRYVIMGDSDDSYDFSRLDAFVERLRDGADLVMGNRFAGGIAPGAMPVLHRYLGNPVLSTIGRVLYRTPVRDFHCGLRGFNRAAILNLRLDTPGMEFASEMVIRSTLSGLRIEEVPTTLSKDGRSRPPHLKSWRDGWRHLKLLLTFAPFSLFLFPGLALLGTGLAAFVALLAGPVTLFGARFDTASLILASALVLTGFQLVWFHVLARLFAVRFELLPTSARFERLRNWLTVDVACRYGAAFLILGVTVALAAVTAWARAGFGDLDPGTIARPAALAVVLATLGVQSVTNGFLWGLLNQRVPQPAAPQASPVAAQA
- a CDS encoding GtrA family protein; this translates as MASFLRFLVVGGLFSLIFSACSAALISLAGTPPVATAVVVWLACIPPAFYCQRRFAFGVERTRRMAFPLYAATQGASLALVSGASALFVTREFWADTGVYLLASAAAAVMSFLIGRFVTFAPPAPAG
- a CDS encoding CRTAC1 family protein, translating into MRGIFAAVALAATPALAEGPVVPRFVEETASSGLDSVYDGEWEYMVGGGVAAFDCSGDGLPELFTAGGAAKAALFLNRSEKGGALRFEKAEAGVETEGATGAYPLDVDGDGITDLAILRVGENLLMRGLGDCRFERANEAWGFDGGDAWHTAFSATWETGADWPTLAVGTYIDRTQEDFPWGNCTTNWLIRPEPGARRFAAGEALEPGFCALSMLFTDWNRSGAQALRVTNDREYYKGGQEQLWEVLPGAPARLFTEADGWARLRVWGMGIASADLDGDTYPEYFLTSMADSKLQVLKAGPGKPAYADVAFKRGVTAHRPYTGGDLRPSTGWHAQFEDVNNDCRADLFVAKGNVWEMPDFAEKDPNNLLLQREDGSFEEAGDRAGVASLLTGRGGAVVDLNADGALDLVVVNRFAPAQVWRNMGEGLGHWVALKPLMPGANRDAIGGWIEVRAGEMVTRRELTVGGGHVSGQLVPWHFGLADHEEAEVRVIWPDGTEGPWQKVAADGVWVLSPGAEPVAWVP